In Amblyraja radiata isolate CabotCenter1 unplaced genomic scaffold, sAmbRad1.1.pri S43, whole genome shotgun sequence, the following are encoded in one genomic region:
- the LOC116969423 gene encoding eukaryotic translation initiation factor 4E type 2-like has translation MNNKFQALKDDDSGDHEHYEENEALKEKETELCEEEKAQNTAKRKIVTPGVGEHPLQYNYTFWYSRRTPSRPANTQSYEQNIKQIGTVASVEQFWMFYSHLVRPGDLTGHSDFHLFKEGIKPMWEDEANKNGGKWIIRLRKGLASRFWENIILAMLGEQFMVGEEICGVVVSIRFQEDIISVWNKTACDQATTARIRDTLRRVLNLPPSTIMEYKTHTDSIKDNSSFRNTKIAV, from the exons CTTAAAAGATGATGATAGTGGAGACCATGAACACTATGAAGAGAACGAGGCACTGAAGGAAAAGGAAACAGAAttgtgtgaagaggaaaaggcACAAAACACGGCCAAAAGAAAG ATAGTGACACCTGGAGTTGGCGAGCACCCTCTTCAGTATAACTACACATTCTGGTACTCCAGGCGTACACCAAGCAGACCAGCTAACACCCAGAGCTATGAACAGAACATTAAACAGATTGGTACCGTCGCTTCA GTGGAACAATTCTGGATGTTCTACAGCCACTTGGTGCGACCAGGTGACCTGACAGGACATAGTGATTTCCACCTCTTCAAGGAAGGAATCAAACCCATGTGGGAG GATGAAGCCAACAAGAATGGTGGCAAATGGATAATACGATTGCGCAAAGGCCTGGCATCCCGATTCTGGGAAAATATCATCCTAGCCATGTTGGGAGAGCAATTTATGGTCGGAGAGGAAATCTGTGGCGTTGTGGTATCCATCCGATTTCAA GAGGATATAATTTCGGTATGGAACAAAACTGCTTGTGATCAAGCAACCACTGCTAGGATACGGGACACACTGCGCCGTGTATTAAATCTACCACCAAGCACCATTATGGAGTACAAGACACACACGGACAGCATCAA GGACAATTCCAGCTTTCGAAACACAAAGATCGCAGTGTGA